The nucleotide sequence agattgaaataaatatttagacGTATGAGATTCTTTTAAAAAATGGTAGCCTAAATAgtaaaaattgaaagattaatagctaattagttcgATTAAGTGCAGTGGCTTAATTTTTAGCAATTGTCGTGTTTTGATAttgcatgttggattttggttcacAGTTATTGATGTTTGGAGTGAACTGCTTAATAGTGGAATGTTGGGATAATcgttatttgaagagttattttggcagtTTGATTCGAACAGTCGCGAGTTTCTATCCGTAGACCAGTGGTCTATGAAAttgacccgtggtctatgaaattagaatgccctagattgaaatagatttttagacgtatgaaattcttttaaaatatgatggttgaaatagttaaaattgaaagattaatagctaattagtttgatcaggtgcactagtttgatttggATACTCTATGTTAGATTTTGGTAgggtatttctttatttttttttgggggggggggggggtttcatTTGAGTATTGACTTATTTCTATTGATAGACTTGTGGTATATGAACTGAAAATGGAAGATTTATTCTATAGGTGTATattgtgttgaaaatgggtaaaaaaaacACCCATCCTAATGGCAAAGCCGGTAgaagtagaaaaaagaaaagtcGAGGTAGCTGAAAATGtcttaaaaagtaataaaattaacGAGAAAGTGTCCGAATCTGATCCAGAtttaaaggagataagcgacAACACCGAGTCTAGTGAAGATGTCCTTCCCGAGCGCAGTGTTAGTGGTGATAGTGAAGAGAGCGAGGGAAGTGGGAGAAACAGTGATAATGGGATAATGATCCCTTGTCCGTGCCAAGTTTTTCAAGGTTCATTTTCTTGGAGCGGCatgaccttcgaacgataatgGACGAGGTCGGATATTTCTTTGCGAAGATATCGATCAGATTAAGAATGGTTGCTTATCAGGAATTTAAGCAAGTTCTTGTCGATCGGGAGTTGAAcaaaagattcaagcggtcctgtTTCGGACATTTGAGAAACCTGTCGGaatatctcaagttcaatgggcagttggtcaATTATTTGTTGTTGCGATGTATCAAGAGGGATAAGATgcgtcatgagatgtggttctgcattaacaacaagcctgcctattttggcttgaaagaattttgtttgatcatggggctgaactgctcatcataccccagtgaatcaaaaatgaaaaaggtgTTAGACATGGGGGAGCATTTTTGCTTTAAGGTgatgaaaaacaaaaacattaCAGCGGCCAACTTATTATACttgatcagagggaataagctgaacgaggaccataagtttaagtgttgtttACTGTGTTTCTTTcacaccatgttgcttgcaaAAGATTCGATGAAGGTTTTCGACACGAAACTGATTCGAATggtcaattctttgagtttcttcgagaattATCCATGGGGGAAggagacatttcaactgacccTGGACTAcctaaagaagaaaagtgacctgaaaAAGCAGagggaagtatttgatgagaagcagaaggcatcctatgctctattctaATTTCCCTGGgtattcatggtatctaccataaaccctttagttAGTTTATCGTTGATTCTTACTTTATTTATACTCTGTCATAGACTCTGATTTCTTTTTTCTCTGCTGTACTGATTACAGGTTTGGATGTacgaggcctttcctcatcttagaaaatcaatggatgagccctttCCTATTCcccgcatcctcagatggcacactaCAAAGAGTGACCAGATAATTGAAGGCGACCTATTCAAGTACAAAGGAAAAGTTACTGAGGTAtggacttattttttattatgcaataataatACAACTGTTGCAtagaatgttatgtaattgttaattgatattttttagaACGTGTACTCGTACATCATTCCTACTGTTCGTGAGATGAAGATGAATTACATGATTACCTTTGAGCCATATACGGACGAGGTGAAGCATAGCGTCCTTGATGGAttaaagaaagagttagaaggggtaACTGTCCTTATTTCAAATAAGGACAGTGATGATGACGAGGATTTGGGTAGTAACTCCGTTGAAGTATGCATTGGTGATGATGATAGTTCGAGTACCTCCAAAGATGCAGCGGATACCTCATCCCCCGAGGATCTTAATAAGCGTGTTGCTGCGCTCGAGgaagtggtgttggtattgttgcCTATATTAGAGAGAAAAGACCAAAGAAAAAAGAATAGTATGAGCGACAACACGAGCGAGGTAACTTTattcaataattgatgttgttaatcaattttcagctttaaatatcagtaacactttataatatgatgatacagtgcatgtggaccttcgtgaatcagagaggaatgaagaagaggaaaaaaggagaaaaatggatgagttggcctcTGTTGTggtagaagagaaaaaagaagaagaaaagaaggatgaagaagaagaaatgaaagaagaCAAGAGCCAAGAAGAAAGTGTAAAAGAAGCAGCTGCAgctgaagaagaaaaagttgaaaaacaaGAAGCAGCAGTTGAAGAAGAAGGCGAGGAAAAACAAGGAGATGTAGTTAAAGAAGCCAAGGAAAAAGAAGAATCTAACAAAATAAGAGCAGCagctgatgaagaagaagaataaggagCAGCTAACAAAGAAGAAGTTGATAAAGCTACAGCTGGTGTAAAAAAAAGCTGCTAAAGGGGATAATTTGCCATGGAATACTTTTTCGTGAAAGttccaaaattgatgaataattctCCAAAAAGAAACTTAATTCCACATCATCATTAACTTTTCCATCTTAACAACTTAACccacaaattttataataattcactttaacccaatacttccaacttaataaattcatccacaagttttaaataatacacttcaacccactccatcatccaccattatatatatatatatatatatatataaaaatatttaggtttctaaaaatattaaataaaaaaaaaacaaaagttaaAAATAGAAGGTGGTTGTTTTCCCTCCAAAAAGCTTTGATTCCGACCACTTTTCCGACGTTATTTTCGGCGATCATctctaaatcagtccacaaacatcataagcttgtccattccacccattgttaccccatttgtttggtatcttctcaaacacaccactttccaccattgttaaaaagcttgaAACCATTCACATTACttaaaaccactttagaaagtacaCTACAGCAGCTCAGGctactccaagttcatttctttgTTCCATAAACCAAGGATCGTAGATTATAAGCAAT is from Capsicum annuum cultivar UCD-10X-F1 chromosome 5, UCD10Xv1.1, whole genome shotgun sequence and encodes:
- the LOC124898881 gene encoding uncharacterized protein LOC124898881, with translation MYEAFPHLRKSMDEPFPIPRILRWHTTKSDQIIEGDLFKYKGKVTENVYSYIIPTVREMKMNYMITFEPYTDEVKHSVLDGLKKELEGVTVLISNKDSDDDEDLGSNSVEVCIGDDDSSSTSKDAADTSSPEDLNKRVAALEEVVLVLLPILERKDQRKKNSMSDNTSEVTLFNN